A genomic segment from Lignipirellula cremea encodes:
- a CDS encoding UxaA family hydrolase — MATTPFSQHAPRVDVVTLDPRDNICVAARSLPEGRAIVAGSHQLTTLEPIRIGHKLALEPIPQGGAVRKYGQIIGFAAAAIQAGQLVHSHNLAIGDFVLDYAKSTEVPLPPAPILDRTFQGYRRPSGKAGTRNYVAVISTVNCSASVSRYVTRRFDEEALKDFPNIDGVIALTHNTGCGMEYRGLNHEYLNRVLGGMARHPNIGAYLLIGLGCEQGAMGYLMESQNLVQIGGGANASRPGGPVVFSIQDLGGTANTVEAGIRALAELLPAANDVRRVPIPASEIILGTECGGSDGNSGITANPAVGVAADLIVACGGVSILAETSEIYGAEHLLTRRAVTPEVADKLLERIEWWKWYAGIYGGELDNNPSVGNKEGGLTTIAEKSLGAVAKAGSTALVDVYHYAEPVTAKGLVVMDTPGFDPPSVTGMVAGGANVVLFTTGRGSCFGCKPTPTIKIASNTPMYERMQDDMDINAGEVLDGRTVQEVGHDIFEKILAVASGEKTKSEQLGLGDEEFVPWTVGPVL; from the coding sequence ATGGCGACCACGCCCTTTTCGCAGCATGCCCCCCGTGTTGATGTTGTTACGCTGGACCCCCGCGATAATATCTGTGTGGCCGCCCGCTCCCTGCCGGAGGGGCGCGCCATTGTCGCCGGCTCGCACCAGCTGACTACCCTTGAGCCCATTCGCATCGGCCATAAGCTGGCGCTCGAACCGATCCCCCAGGGCGGAGCCGTTCGCAAGTACGGGCAGATTATTGGCTTTGCCGCCGCTGCCATCCAAGCGGGCCAGCTCGTCCATTCGCACAATCTGGCGATCGGCGACTTTGTCCTGGACTACGCCAAATCGACCGAGGTGCCGCTTCCGCCTGCGCCGATCCTCGACCGCACCTTCCAAGGCTATCGTCGTCCCTCCGGCAAGGCCGGCACGCGGAACTATGTGGCGGTCATCTCCACGGTGAACTGCTCGGCGTCGGTCTCCCGATACGTGACGCGGCGTTTCGATGAGGAAGCCCTGAAAGACTTCCCTAACATCGATGGCGTGATCGCCCTGACCCACAATACGGGCTGCGGCATGGAATACCGCGGTCTGAACCATGAGTACCTGAACCGGGTGCTGGGCGGCATGGCCCGGCATCCGAACATTGGCGCCTATCTGTTGATCGGCCTGGGCTGCGAGCAGGGAGCGATGGGCTACCTGATGGAAAGCCAGAATCTGGTGCAGATCGGCGGCGGGGCCAACGCCTCCCGACCCGGCGGCCCGGTCGTATTTTCCATCCAGGACCTGGGCGGCACCGCTAACACGGTCGAAGCGGGCATCCGCGCTCTGGCCGAACTGTTGCCGGCCGCGAACGACGTACGTCGCGTGCCGATTCCCGCCAGCGAGATCATTCTTGGGACCGAATGCGGCGGCAGCGATGGGAACTCGGGCATTACGGCCAACCCGGCAGTCGGCGTGGCGGCCGACCTGATCGTCGCCTGCGGCGGCGTTTCCATCCTGGCGGAAACGTCCGAGATTTATGGCGCCGAGCATCTGCTGACCCGGCGGGCCGTCACTCCTGAAGTCGCGGATAAACTGCTCGAACGGATCGAATGGTGGAAGTGGTACGCCGGCATTTATGGCGGCGAGCTCGATAACAATCCGTCTGTCGGCAACAAGGAGGGTGGCCTGACCACCATCGCCGAGAAATCGCTCGGCGCCGTCGCCAAGGCCGGTTCCACCGCCCTGGTCGATGTCTACCATTACGCCGAACCGGTCACCGCCAAAGGGCTGGTCGTGATGGATACGCCCGGCTTTGATCCGCCCAGCGTCACCGGCATGGTGGCGGGCGGGGCGAACGTGGTGCTGTTTACCACCGGCCGCGGCAGCTGCTTCGGCTGCAAGCCGACGCCGACGATCAAGATCGCCTCCAATACGCCGATGTATGAGCGGATGCAGGACGACATGGATATCAACGCCGGCGAAGTCCTGGACGGCCGCACCGTCCAGGAGGTCGGCCATGATATCTTTGAAAAGATTCTCGCCGTCGCCAGCGGAGAGAAAACCAAAAGCGAACAGCTGGGACTGGGCGATGAAGAGTTCGTCCCCTGGACCGTCGGGCCTGTGCTTTAA
- a CDS encoding aminotransferase class I/II-fold pyridoxal phosphate-dependent enzyme: protein MATSNTQDVFESVANSVFEHVKKKAPPDVELDLSLDTSLYDVGLDSLARMDVANSLEQTFGMRFSEESLYDIETCRDLVECIVENMADSDPLKAAAAEKKAPVAEPRKASVSTAEIPEETHDVRLFPECVGMEQQLAAAAAFGVTNPFFRVNERLHGARSQVNSRDLINFTSFDYLGLARDPRVIAAAKAGMDQFGTSASASRLVGGENTLLQDLDRELAKFLGTEAALILPSGYGTNASLFGHLFGADDLIVYDELSHNSIVTGSQLSKAKRRSFPHNDHAFLDKLLADIRGDFRRVVVALEGTYSMDGDYPSLPDFVEIKNRHKALLYIDEAHSVGVMGPTGRGICEKFGVDPNEGDLWMGTISKALASGGGYIAGRKTLIQYLKYTMPAFVFATAASPANSAATLTALRIIEQEPERVTRLRERSTQFLELAKGLGLNVGESEGTPIVPIIIGNSMRCMEISQQLMERGVNAQPILYPAVPEKASRVRFFINADHTPEEIQHTIDALQASLEATAET from the coding sequence ATGGCTACTTCTAACACGCAAGACGTTTTTGAATCTGTCGCGAATTCCGTTTTTGAGCATGTGAAGAAAAAGGCCCCGCCCGATGTCGAGCTGGATCTGTCGCTCGATACGTCGTTGTACGATGTCGGCCTGGACTCCCTGGCTCGGATGGATGTGGCGAACAGCCTGGAGCAGACCTTCGGCATGCGATTCTCAGAGGAGTCGCTTTACGATATCGAAACCTGCCGCGACCTGGTCGAGTGCATCGTCGAGAATATGGCCGACAGCGATCCTCTCAAGGCGGCCGCCGCCGAGAAGAAAGCGCCCGTCGCAGAGCCCCGCAAAGCGTCTGTCAGCACTGCCGAAATTCCGGAGGAAACGCACGACGTACGCCTGTTCCCGGAGTGCGTCGGGATGGAGCAGCAGTTGGCTGCGGCCGCCGCATTTGGCGTGACCAATCCGTTCTTCCGGGTGAACGAGCGTTTGCACGGCGCCAGGTCGCAGGTCAACAGTCGCGACCTGATCAACTTCACCAGCTTTGACTATCTGGGCCTGGCCCGCGATCCGCGCGTGATCGCCGCCGCCAAAGCCGGGATGGATCAGTTCGGCACCAGCGCCTCGGCCAGCCGCCTGGTCGGCGGGGAAAACACTCTGCTGCAGGACCTGGATCGGGAACTGGCGAAGTTCCTGGGAACGGAAGCAGCCCTGATCCTGCCCAGCGGCTACGGCACCAATGCTTCGCTGTTTGGCCATCTGTTCGGCGCCGACGACCTGATCGTCTACGACGAACTGTCGCACAACAGCATTGTGACGGGCTCGCAGCTTTCCAAAGCCAAACGCCGCAGTTTTCCGCATAACGATCATGCGTTCCTGGATAAACTGCTGGCCGACATCCGCGGCGACTTCCGCCGGGTGGTCGTCGCGCTGGAAGGCACCTACAGCATGGACGGCGACTACCCCAGCCTGCCCGACTTTGTCGAAATCAAGAACCGCCACAAGGCGCTGCTGTATATCGACGAAGCCCATTCGGTCGGCGTGATGGGCCCCACCGGCCGCGGCATCTGTGAGAAATTCGGCGTCGATCCGAACGAAGGCGATCTCTGGATGGGCACCATCAGCAAGGCGCTCGCCAGCGGCGGCGGTTACATCGCCGGCCGGAAAACGCTGATCCAGTACCTGAAGTACACCATGCCGGCATTCGTCTTCGCCACGGCTGCGTCGCCCGCCAACTCGGCCGCCACGCTCACCGCCCTGCGCATTATCGAGCAGGAACCGGAACGGGTGACCCGCCTGCGGGAGCGCTCCACGCAATTCCTGGAACTGGCCAAAGGGCTGGGCCTGAACGTGGGCGAAAGCGAAGGCACGCCCATTGTGCCGATCATCATCGGCAACTCGATGCGTTGCATGGAAATCTCGCAGCAGCTGATGGAGCGGGGCGTCAACGCCCAGCCGATTCTCTATCCGGCCGTACCGGAGAAAGCCTCGCGCGTCCGCTTCTTCATCAACGCCGACCACACGCCAGAAGAGATCCAGCACACGATCGACGCCCTCCAGGCCAGCCTGGAAGCGACCGCGGAAACCTGA
- a CDS encoding TAXI family TRAP transporter solute-binding subunit: MKEKSERLRLKSQGIIQAAEAITARVRDELPAHGGLQAAANRVVATAKEAETVSRALRRPLSLHRFPAVFLATALCLLLGWLYWRFFLVSTLTLAIPERDASELRQLVSSAKRLKFRLVATPGSSESCDKVAAGSVDLAFVQGGIHIPRDLPRLETPSPELVLWMTREGKPQEQIRRVLTSLPHEGSHSVAQRFFADWGMSDQVEYVHLWRDLADDTDFAITDDLDAVFVVKDPATEKTLATLQRLADAGFRLQSPWLGVRVQNHPYLRPASIPAGFLSRDRSFPPEAVESYNVATFLVAREGLTPRLLHIAAHVFDGKPVSIAEREFAPSAANASEIFQGIEAFLGILVYIGIAFLGLLGLEMFTYRKRFHELNSLVSLLSMLQSNKDLIGVRNPATRGENLLYLSLCSDLLGLVSATSGYYAQENASLVFNNLSEMIHLRCDNLKINIQLKILHALIDLRKEAPLLGKGPDAASVSYEQLAGEFLVVEDLDRSPAAMEPEYQPEEPNIGQEKTSSTGSADSPGGENLPPD, translated from the coding sequence TTGAAAGAAAAGTCCGAACGACTGCGGCTGAAAAGCCAGGGGATCATCCAGGCGGCCGAGGCCATCACCGCCCGCGTGCGGGACGAACTGCCCGCCCATGGCGGCCTCCAGGCGGCGGCTAATCGCGTGGTGGCGACCGCAAAAGAAGCGGAAACCGTGTCGCGGGCGCTGCGTCGCCCACTCAGTCTGCATCGCTTCCCGGCCGTCTTTCTGGCGACCGCGCTCTGCCTGTTGCTGGGCTGGCTATACTGGCGATTCTTTCTGGTCTCGACCCTGACGCTGGCGATCCCGGAAAGAGATGCTTCCGAATTGCGACAGCTGGTCAGTTCAGCTAAACGTCTCAAATTCCGGCTGGTCGCCACGCCGGGATCGTCGGAATCCTGCGACAAGGTCGCCGCCGGCTCGGTCGATCTGGCATTCGTGCAGGGCGGCATTCACATCCCACGGGACCTGCCCCGGCTGGAAACACCCAGCCCCGAACTGGTCCTCTGGATGACGCGTGAAGGGAAACCGCAGGAACAGATCCGCCGCGTGCTGACATCGCTGCCGCACGAAGGCAGCCATTCGGTCGCCCAGCGGTTCTTCGCCGACTGGGGCATGTCGGACCAGGTGGAATATGTCCATCTGTGGCGGGACCTGGCGGATGATACCGACTTTGCCATCACCGACGACCTGGACGCAGTGTTTGTCGTCAAAGATCCGGCGACCGAGAAAACGCTGGCCACCCTGCAGCGGCTGGCCGACGCCGGCTTTCGCCTGCAGTCCCCCTGGCTGGGCGTCCGCGTGCAGAACCACCCTTACCTGCGACCGGCCAGTATTCCGGCCGGATTTCTCAGCCGCGACAGATCGTTTCCTCCGGAAGCGGTTGAAAGCTATAACGTCGCCACTTTTCTGGTCGCACGCGAAGGGCTCACGCCGCGGCTGTTACACATCGCGGCACATGTCTTTGACGGAAAGCCGGTCAGCATTGCCGAAAGGGAGTTCGCCCCCAGCGCGGCCAACGCCAGCGAAATCTTCCAGGGGATCGAAGCCTTTCTGGGCATCCTGGTGTATATCGGCATCGCCTTTCTGGGTTTGCTGGGCCTGGAAATGTTCACCTATCGCAAACGCTTTCACGAGCTGAACTCCCTGGTGAGCCTGCTCAGCATGCTGCAGAGTAACAAGGACCTGATCGGCGTACGGAACCCGGCCACCCGCGGCGAAAACCTGCTGTATCTCAGCCTCTGCAGCGATCTGCTGGGATTGGTCAGCGCGACCAGCGGCTATTACGCGCAGGAGAATGCCTCGCTGGTGTTCAATAACCTTTCGGAAATGATCCACCTGCGCTGCGATAACCTGAAAATCAACATCCAGCTGAAAATCCTGCACGCCCTGATCGATCTGCGGAAAGAAGCCCCGCTCCTGGGCAAAGGGCCCGACGCCGCCTCCGTTTCGTATGAGCAACTTGCCGGAGAATTCCTCGTCGTAGAGGATCTCGACCGCTCTCCCGCGGCCATGGAGCCAGAGTACCAACCGGAGGAACCGAACATCGGCCAGGAGAAGACAAGCTCAACCGGATCGGCAGACTCCCCCGGTGGCGAAAATCTGCCGCCAGACTAA
- a CDS encoding STAS domain-containing protein, whose translation MSQNALRVSRTDSGYVVHIPCRGTMRESHAMHAFADSVVREICSLTINLQDCNYLDSTFLGCLVAFQRRLGCVDGEPRLKLAASPAKVKQLLDPLKLSQLFQRVDDAPPTMGHEVELPASTPGGCDFAQHVMECHRQLASIEGPNQAMFAKITEKMAAELEQKNG comes from the coding sequence GTGTCGCAAAACGCATTGCGTGTTAGCCGCACCGACTCTGGCTATGTCGTGCATATTCCCTGCAGAGGCACCATGCGGGAAAGCCATGCGATGCATGCTTTTGCCGACTCGGTCGTCAGGGAAATTTGTTCGCTAACAATCAACTTACAAGACTGCAACTATTTAGACAGCACCTTTTTGGGGTGTCTGGTCGCATTCCAGCGGAGGCTGGGCTGTGTTGACGGCGAACCGCGGCTCAAACTGGCGGCTTCGCCGGCGAAGGTCAAACAGCTGCTGGACCCCCTGAAGCTCAGCCAGTTGTTCCAGCGCGTCGACGACGCCCCGCCTACGATGGGACACGAAGTCGAATTGCCGGCCAGTACGCCCGGCGGCTGTGATTTCGCCCAGCACGTCATGGAATGCCACCGTCAACTGGCCAGCATTGAAGGGCCTAACCAGGCCATGTTCGCCAAGATTACCGAAAAGATGGCTGCCGAACTTGAACAGAAGAATGGCTAA
- a CDS encoding HAD family hydrolase: MAQSSLLPAPHAVLFDLGGTVLKETRLEPAALAICLGQRCGLAARERLAEADPFIEELYRTVRRKRKGDLTEVRFRSLLRLICERFELAAALELTPAALELEVWQAVCSMAPLPGVVDLLAGLRDRSIRTAIVSNAMFSGAVLEYELARNGLQQAFEFVIATGDYGIQKPHPAIFEVAAVKLGLPANQIWFIGDNLRNDVEGARQAGMTGLWYNPANRTCELDPPPPMVCRWDEFLTLLP; encoded by the coding sequence ATGGCGCAATCTTCCTTGCTCCCCGCGCCGCATGCCGTGCTGTTCGACCTGGGCGGTACGGTCTTGAAAGAGACGCGGCTGGAGCCAGCGGCGCTGGCGATATGCCTGGGTCAGCGCTGTGGGCTGGCGGCCAGGGAACGTCTGGCCGAGGCCGATCCGTTTATCGAAGAGCTCTATCGCACCGTTCGCCGGAAACGAAAGGGTGATCTGACCGAAGTCCGCTTCCGGTCGCTATTGCGGCTGATTTGCGAGCGGTTTGAACTTGCGGCCGCTCTGGAGTTGACTCCCGCCGCACTCGAACTCGAAGTCTGGCAGGCGGTCTGTTCCATGGCGCCGTTGCCCGGGGTGGTCGATCTGCTGGCCGGTCTGCGGGACCGCAGCATCCGCACGGCGATTGTCAGCAACGCCATGTTCAGCGGGGCGGTGCTGGAATACGAGCTGGCCCGGAACGGGCTGCAGCAGGCGTTTGAATTTGTGATTGCCACGGGAGACTACGGCATCCAGAAGCCACACCCGGCGATCTTTGAAGTGGCGGCGGTGAAGCTGGGGTTGCCGGCCAATCAGATCTGGTTCATCGGCGACAACCTGCGGAACGATGTCGAAGGCGCCCGACAGGCCGGCATGACGGGGCTATGGTACAACCCGGCAAACCGCACATGCGAACTCGATCCCCCGCCGCCGATGGTGTGTCGCTGGGACGAGTTCCTGACGCTTCTGCCCTGA
- a CDS encoding NHL repeat-containing protein codes for MPGCVEAEASSGQLELLWGEAGETPGKLKKPRAIAIDAQDQLYIVDMTGRVQVFSRDGEYLRGWRTPEVYNGKSSGLSFDREGVLMVADTHYFRVLFYTPQGELLEDRTIGGVAGHGPGEFGFVTDCVQDSRGDYYVAEYGEYDRVQKFTGQGEFLFQWGGHGVELGQLVRPQNLAIAADDLIWAADACNHRIQVFDARGDEARLTAHWGEAGAEIGQLRYPYDLALDGQGHVYVCEFGNHRVQKFTLQGESLGAWGVGGRRPGELYQPWALALDSQGAIHILDSYNHRVQRIRL; via the coding sequence ATGCCTGGATGTGTGGAGGCGGAGGCTTCTTCGGGCCAGCTGGAATTGCTCTGGGGCGAGGCCGGAGAGACGCCCGGCAAGCTGAAAAAGCCCAGGGCGATCGCCATCGACGCGCAGGATCAGCTGTACATCGTCGACATGACTGGCCGGGTGCAGGTGTTCTCTCGCGACGGCGAATACCTGCGCGGCTGGCGAACGCCCGAGGTCTATAACGGCAAGTCATCGGGCCTGTCGTTTGACCGGGAAGGGGTGCTGATGGTCGCCGATACCCACTACTTTCGCGTGCTTTTCTACACGCCCCAAGGCGAGTTGCTGGAGGATCGCACCATCGGGGGCGTGGCCGGACATGGGCCGGGCGAGTTCGGCTTTGTGACCGATTGCGTCCAGGATTCTCGCGGCGATTACTACGTGGCCGAATACGGCGAATACGACCGGGTGCAGAAGTTTACCGGCCAGGGAGAATTCCTGTTCCAGTGGGGCGGCCACGGCGTCGAACTGGGACAACTGGTGCGACCGCAAAACCTGGCGATCGCCGCCGACGATCTGATCTGGGCGGCCGATGCCTGTAACCATCGGATCCAGGTGTTCGACGCCCGCGGGGACGAAGCCCGGCTGACCGCGCACTGGGGCGAAGCAGGGGCCGAGATCGGCCAGCTACGTTACCCGTACGACCTGGCCCTGGATGGCCAGGGGCATGTGTACGTGTGCGAGTTCGGCAATCATCGGGTGCAGAAATTTACCCTGCAGGGAGAATCGCTCGGAGCCTGGGGCGTCGGCGGTCGTCGCCCAGGCGAACTCTACCAGCCCTGGGCTTTGGCGCTTGACAGCCAGGGGGCCATCCACATTCTGGACAGCTACAACCATCGGGTGCAGCGTATCCGGCTGTAA
- a CDS encoding HDOD domain-containing protein: MSNAQTRLQELLSGAQLPALPQSAIRLLQLSKDPEAGPAEYAVPVEADPGLTGQVLKFVNSSYFGFSREISSIKLAITLVGVRTIKNFTLWSAVFSLIPNPKCGPFDLRSLWQDSLRRGLFARAMGKQLGIRESEDLFAGALLQDMAVPMLAKELPDDYAELLNNRDAGRRRLSELEMERFGWTHAQAAGVMARSWGLPESFATLIETHADLEELMGDVENNRAAIAVSLSALLPAGHDSSWSERNDFRAAYEGLRTDKFSALVDLLKQVDAEYAEFAPLLKLATNVKPLAQSLAEADTVVL, translated from the coding sequence ATGTCGAACGCCCAGACACGTCTGCAGGAATTGCTCTCAGGAGCCCAACTGCCTGCTTTGCCGCAAAGCGCCATTCGTTTGCTGCAGCTCTCGAAGGATCCCGAGGCCGGGCCCGCCGAGTATGCAGTGCCGGTCGAAGCCGACCCGGGCCTGACAGGCCAGGTCCTCAAGTTTGTGAACTCTTCGTACTTTGGTTTCTCGCGCGAGATTTCCAGTATTAAACTGGCGATTACGCTCGTCGGGGTGCGGACGATCAAAAACTTCACCCTGTGGAGCGCCGTTTTCAGCCTGATCCCGAATCCCAAGTGCGGGCCGTTCGACTTGCGAAGCCTGTGGCAGGACTCGCTGCGACGCGGGCTGTTCGCTCGGGCGATGGGCAAGCAGCTGGGAATTCGCGAATCTGAAGACCTGTTCGCTGGCGCCTTACTGCAGGATATGGCCGTGCCGATGCTGGCCAAGGAACTGCCGGACGACTACGCCGAACTGCTGAACAATCGCGACGCAGGACGCCGACGCCTTTCGGAACTGGAAATGGAACGCTTTGGCTGGACGCATGCCCAGGCCGCCGGCGTGATGGCTCGCTCCTGGGGTCTGCCGGAATCGTTCGCCACGCTGATCGAAACCCACGCCGATCTCGAAGAACTGATGGGCGATGTCGAAAACAACCGTGCCGCGATTGCGGTCAGCCTGTCGGCCCTGTTGCCCGCCGGACACGATTCCTCCTGGTCGGAGCGGAACGATTTCCGCGCGGCTTACGAAGGCCTGCGCACGGACAAGTTTTCGGCCTTGGTGGATCTGCTGAAACAAGTCGACGCGGAATACGCCGAGTTTGCGCCGTTGCTCAAACTGGCGACCAACGTCAAACCGCTGGCCCAAAGCCTGGCCGAAGCCGATACGGTCGTTCTGTAA